From Dehalococcoidales bacterium, the proteins below share one genomic window:
- a CDS encoding DUF6512 family protein gives MEENCTVNRKRDLRKWELIGIAVVASLGAMFHFVFEWSGGLPPVGAIAPVNESVFEHLKMTYWPALFYAAIEYRHIKEYTKNFVAAKTASLYIMPLTIIAGFYAYTTITGTESLIADISLFIGAVALGQFASYKIMIKKPLSSALYRAAMVGLISLGIIYAVFTFYPPHLPMFMDSTTGTYGIH, from the coding sequence TTGGAAGAGAACTGTACAGTAAACAGAAAAAGAGACCTACGGAAATGGGAACTTATCGGTATTGCTGTTGTTGCGAGCCTGGGTGCGATGTTTCATTTTGTTTTCGAATGGTCTGGTGGACTACCGCCTGTCGGTGCCATTGCCCCCGTTAATGAGAGTGTATTTGAGCACCTTAAGATGACTTACTGGCCAGCCTTGTTTTATGCCGCGATTGAATATCGGCATATCAAAGAATACACAAAGAATTTCGTGGCTGCCAAAACCGCCAGTCTCTATATAATGCCACTGACTATCATTGCTGGTTTCTATGCATACACAACCATTACTGGTACCGAAAGCCTGATAGCTGACATCTCACTATTCATTGGGGCAGTAGCCCTCGGCCAATTCGCAAGCTACAAGATAATGATTAAAAAGCCCTTATCGTCAGCACTTTACAGAGCAGCTATGGTAGGCTTAATCTCACTGGGCATAATCTATGCGGTTTTCACTTTCTATCCGCCTCATTTACCTATGTTTATGGACTCGACAACCGGGACATATGGCATACATTAA
- a CDS encoding isoprenylcysteine carboxylmethyltransferase family protein gives MTIREREKASELYGHLSLSVFFGTLLFSFLPVSEVIFGGVFHRMLANTGVLQIAGLSIVLVSVSTYLFALTALRARGAPEKGRHLEIDRMVTSGIYRYIRHPMALAVFMLCFGLMLWRLSIACIVAYVVVILLYTVVQRKEEEALIKKFGDDYLEYRQQVPALNIMQGLIRVIISQKRAG, from the coding sequence ATGACAATCCGAGAGAGGGAAAAAGCTTCTGAACTCTACGGTCACCTGAGCCTGTCCGTCTTTTTCGGCACATTACTCTTTAGTTTCCTCCCAGTTTCCGAAGTGATCTTCGGTGGAGTATTTCATAGAATGCTTGCTAACACGGGAGTGCTGCAGATAGCCGGGCTTAGTATTGTTTTGGTCAGCGTCTCCACCTACTTATTCGCATTGACTGCACTGAGGGCAAGAGGAGCTCCAGAAAAAGGCCGTCATCTAGAGATTGACCGCATGGTGACCTCGGGGATATACCGATACATAAGACACCCGATGGCACTAGCGGTATTCATGCTTTGTTTCGGGCTTATGCTCTGGAGGCTGTCCATTGCGTGTATAGTTGCCTACGTTGTGGTAATACTTCTCTATACAGTCGTACAAAGGAAAGAGGAGGAGGCGCTCATTAAGAAGTTTGGCGACGATTACCTTGAGTATCGGCAGCAAGTACCTGCCCTAAACATAATGCAGGGGTTAATAAGAGTAATAATCTCGCAAAAAAGGGCAGGTTAG
- a CDS encoding universal stress protein → MYRKILAPLDGSEFSECTLGHLRAVAKGCQNPEVVLLYVVEPYHKGEMHYRHVGLTEEELHQGEVKEEAYGKDYLTKVAEKMKQDGLIVKTAVVHGMPAEEIVSYAEKNGVDLIIMSTHGRSGITRWALGSVADRVLRHSITPVLMAAPRSCRMSSMS, encoded by the coding sequence ATGTACAGAAAAATACTAGCCCCGTTGGATGGTTCAGAATTCTCAGAGTGCACTCTGGGGCACCTGAGGGCAGTGGCTAAGGGGTGTCAAAACCCCGAAGTCGTCTTGCTGTATGTCGTCGAGCCCTACCATAAAGGCGAAATGCACTACCGGCACGTCGGTCTTACGGAAGAAGAACTCCACCAGGGAGAGGTGAAAGAAGAGGCCTATGGCAAGGACTATCTGACCAAGGTGGCCGAGAAAATGAAGCAGGATGGCCTGATTGTCAAGACTGCCGTGGTCCACGGAATGCCCGCCGAAGAGATAGTGAGCTATGCCGAGAAAAACGGGGTGGACCTGATTATCATGAGCACACACGGAAGGTCGGGGATCACCCGTTGGGCCCTCGGTAGTGTAGCCGATAGAGTTCTACGCCACTCCATTACCCCCGTGCTTATGGCGGCGCCACGCAGTTGCCGAATGTCGTCGATGAGTTGA